In Mesorhizobium sp. J428, the genomic window CGCTCGGGCTCGGCCAGCTTCTTCTCCAGCACCTCATCGGAAAGCCTCAGCGCATTCACCCAATGCCATTTCCGCCCGACCCGATCGATGAGGTAGCGGTAGAAATGATTCGGCATGCTGCGCGCCTTGAGCAGCGCGATCGGCCGGTTGTAGGGCACCGGGGGATAATGCGCCGGCGGCGCGACCATTTCGAGGAACGTGACCGTTACGTCGATCGGATCGGGCTTCTTCTGCGCAGTCATGCTTCGTCCTTTACCACCGGCGTGTCGGCGCGGCCGCCCCATTCGGTCCACGACCCGTCGTAGAGTTTGACGTCGCGATGCCCGAGCGTCTCCAGCGCCAGCGCCACCACAGCCGCGGTGACGCCCGATCCGCAGGAGGTGACGACCGGCTCGTTCAGGTCCACCCCGGCGGCGGCAAACGCCTGCTTCAGATCTTCCGCCGGCAGCAGCTTGCCGTCCTTCGACAGCGCCAGCGCCGGCACGTTGTGCGCCCCCGGCATATGCCCGCCTCGGACGCCGGGCCGCGGTTCCGGGTCCTTGCCGGTGAAGCGGCCCGGCGGCCGCGCGTCGGCGATCTGTCGCCCGCCCTTCTCGACGATCTCGCGCATCTCCGCCAGCGAGGCGACCCGTCTTGGATTGAACCGGACGTCGAACAGGCACGAGGCGATCTTGGTCGGCTGGTCGGTGACGAAGCGGCCTTCCTTCTTCCAGCCGTCGATGCCGCCTTCGAGCACATAGACCTTCTCCGCGCCCATCGTGCGGAACATCCACCAGGCGCGCGGCGCGGAGAAGAAGCCGGGCCCGTCATAGACCACGATGGTGTCGTCGCGCGAAATCCCCATCGATGCCGCGAAGGTCGCGAACACCTTCGGCGAAGGCATGGTGTGCGGCAGGTCCGAACCCGGCTCGACGACAAGGTCATGGTCGAAGAAGACCGCGCGCGGGATATGGCCGGCATCATATTCGGCCCGCGCATCGCGCCCTTGCGCCGGCAGGTACCACGATGCGTCGATCACGGACATGCCCGGATCGTTGAGATGCTCGGCCAGCCAGGCCGACGAAACGGTGAAGCCGGTAGGTGCAGCGCTCTTGCTCATGGGCCGGTCATACACCACCGCGAGGCCGCCTGCCTATCCGGCTGTTGATCGCCACCACGCGTCACTTGCGGAGGCCCTACCCCGCCGCCGACGGCCCGAACCGCAGCCGGTAGCGCCGGTTCTCGCGGCCCTTCTTCTCGATCTTGCCGATGTGGATCTCGCCGATCTCACCGGTGCGGGCGACATGAGTGCCGCCGCAGGGCTGGCTGTCCACCGACGCATTGTCGCCGATGCAGACGAGCCTTATGCGCCCGGTGCCGCTCGGCGGGCGCACGTTTTTCGATTTCACCAGCCCCGGATTGGCCGCGAGTTCCTCGTCGGTGATCCAGCGCGTGAAGACCGGATGGTCGGCCCGCACCAGGTCCATCAACCGCTCGGTGACAAGTTCCTTGGTGTAGCTCGTATCCGGAATGTCGAGGTCGATGCGGCTGTCGTCTTCGGCCACCGACGCGCCGGTGATCGGGAACGGACAGATCACCGAGACGAGGTGGCAGGCCGTGTGCATGCGCATCAGGTTGAAGCGGCGCGGCCAGTCGATCGCCAGTTTCACGCGCGAACCGACGAGCGGAACCGCCGCCCCCTCGGCCGGAACGTGGATGATCTCGTCCTTCGTCTCGCCCGTTACCGTGGCCGCGATCGGAACGACCGTCCCGTCCGAAAGCGTCATTGTGCCCATATCGCCCGGCTGGCCGCCGGAGGTGGCGTAGAAGATGGTCCGGTCGAGGATCAGGCCGCCGCTCTCGTTGACGGCGAGCACCTCGGCCTCCGCCTCCCGCAGATAGGAATCCTCGCGGAAGAGCGCCTCTATGCGCAGCACCATCAGTCCACCTTTTCGTAGGGCACGTCGATCTCCGGCGTCCGGTCCATCCATTGCGGGATGGGCAGGTTCTTGGTGCGCAGGAAGGCGGGGTTGAACAGCTTCGACTGGTAGCGCGTGCCGTAGTCGCAGAGGATCGTCACGATCGTGTGGCCGGGGCCGAGATCCTTCGCCAGCCGGATCGCGCCGGCGATGTTGATGCCGGTCGATCCGCCGAGGCAGAGCCCTTCCTCCTGCACCAGGTCGAAGATGATCGGCAGCGCTTCCTCGTCCGGCACCTGGTAGGCGAAATCGGGCGTGAAGCCTTCCAGGTTGGCCGTGATACGCCCCTGGCCGATGCCCTCGGTGATCGAACTCCCCTCCGACTTCAGCACGCCGTCGGTGTAAAAGCTGAAGAGGGCCGCGCCCAGCGGGTCCGCGATCGCGATCTTCACATCCTTGCTCTTGCCCTTCAGTCCCGCCGCTACGCCCGCCAGAGTTCCGCCGGTGCCGACGGCCGAGACGAAGCCGTGCACCTTGCCGCCGGTCTGGTCCCAGATCTCCTGCGCCGTCGTCACGATGTGGCCGTCGCGGTTGGCGACATTGTCGAACTGATTGGCCCAGATCGCGCCCGCGGGCTCGCTTTTCGCAAGTTGCTCCGCCAGCCGGCCCGACACCTTCACATAGTTGTTCGGGTTCTTGTACGGCACCGCCGGAACCTCGATCAGTTCGGCGCCGAGCAGGCGCAGCGCGTCCTTCTTCTCCTGGCTCTGCGTGTCGGGGATCACGATCACGGTGCGATAGCCCAGCGCCTTGGCGACGACGGTCAGCCCGATGCCGGTGTTGCCCGCCGTGCCCTCGACGATCACGCCGCCGGGCCTCAGCAGGCCGCGCTTCTCGGCGTCGCGGATGATGAATAGGCCGGCGCGGTCCTTCACCGACTGGCCGGGATTCATGAACTCGGCCTTGCCCAGGATCTCGCAGCCGGTTTCCTCGGATGCCCGCCTGAGGCGGATCAGCGGCGTGTTTCCGATGGCGTCGATGACGGAAGTGAACATGATCGATCCTTGCCTGCTCGCCCGCTTCGGGGCTGGAGGGTGAGCAGCCCGGTTTAGAAACCAAGCCGCTTCCCCGCAAGGGAGCATTTTTCTCCGAAGCCGCCAAT contains:
- the sseA gene encoding 3-mercaptopyruvate sulfurtransferase, translated to MSKSAAPTGFTVSSAWLAEHLNDPGMSVIDASWYLPAQGRDARAEYDAGHIPRAVFFDHDLVVEPGSDLPHTMPSPKVFATFAASMGISRDDTIVVYDGPGFFSAPRAWWMFRTMGAEKVYVLEGGIDGWKKEGRFVTDQPTKIASCLFDVRFNPRRVASLAEMREIVEKGGRQIADARPPGRFTGKDPEPRPGVRGGHMPGAHNVPALALSKDGKLLPAEDLKQAFAAAGVDLNEPVVTSCGSGVTAAVVALALETLGHRDVKLYDGSWTEWGGRADTPVVKDEA
- a CDS encoding alanyl-tRNA editing protein; the encoded protein is MVLRIEALFREDSYLREAEAEVLAVNESGGLILDRTIFYATSGGQPGDMGTMTLSDGTVVPIAATVTGETKDEIIHVPAEGAAVPLVGSRVKLAIDWPRRFNLMRMHTACHLVSVICPFPITGASVAEDDSRIDLDIPDTSYTKELVTERLMDLVRADHPVFTRWITDEELAANPGLVKSKNVRPPSGTGRIRLVCIGDNASVDSQPCGGTHVARTGEIGEIHIGKIEKKGRENRRYRLRFGPSAAG
- a CDS encoding cysteine synthase A, which gives rise to MFTSVIDAIGNTPLIRLRRASEETGCEILGKAEFMNPGQSVKDRAGLFIIRDAEKRGLLRPGGVIVEGTAGNTGIGLTVVAKALGYRTVIVIPDTQSQEKKDALRLLGAELIEVPAVPYKNPNNYVKVSGRLAEQLAKSEPAGAIWANQFDNVANRDGHIVTTAQEIWDQTGGKVHGFVSAVGTGGTLAGVAAGLKGKSKDVKIAIADPLGAALFSFYTDGVLKSEGSSITEGIGQGRITANLEGFTPDFAYQVPDEEALPIIFDLVQEEGLCLGGSTGINIAGAIRLAKDLGPGHTIVTILCDYGTRYQSKLFNPAFLRTKNLPIPQWMDRTPEIDVPYEKVD